A stretch of the Thalassotalea euphylliae genome encodes the following:
- a CDS encoding GGDEF domain-containing protein produces the protein MIKLIGALLFFACCTVFKAEAMQDKSINSLINEAYEVRLSSPSRFKEIVEHLLIQTNLSSSQINDTKLLHAYLNSYIGNYKKSESILEHVLQQTNLKPSVKLQSQYLMVYNMAAIKNWIKGFYYTKELIDSDILDSQKTLAANALIATITFLNQFEQFELALNQLEKLNGFELSPYNHCVSEQLKVLAKKSLGQLSIASLEIDESIRICSAANAPLLVNILRSYQADLFIKSGAPERAIGLLLPLIDDIRKIQYPMLTAGIYNYISEAYLALSNIEQAEKYAYLSVQEHKDQIADQAKDSYYLIYKINKRKHKYNTALEYFEKFARSEKAYLDEVSAKALAYQLAQHQAIQQKNQIELLNNQNELLNNRNELLRVEQSLARTEAENTKLIASLLMAIIALLAFFGYRSWRTQRRLKTLAEFDYLTNVYNRGHFMTLAEETLKLATKAKQTVTCIMFDLDKFKKINDQYGHSAGDLALKAAASAAHSCVRDNDIFARLGGEEFVILLPGCDTSAACYVAEKCMRAFEAIDTNDSGHDFSVTASFGITTSKISGMAIDDLIADADKALYQAKNNGRNQYRIYEP, from the coding sequence TTGATAAAGTTAATTGGAGCTCTACTGTTTTTTGCCTGCTGCACAGTATTCAAAGCTGAAGCTATGCAGGACAAATCTATCAACTCATTAATAAATGAAGCATATGAGGTAAGGCTTTCGAGTCCAAGTAGGTTTAAAGAAATAGTCGAGCACCTTTTAATACAAACTAATCTTTCTAGCTCACAAATCAATGATACTAAGCTACTGCATGCTTACTTGAATTCTTATATAGGCAATTATAAGAAGTCAGAATCTATTCTAGAGCATGTTTTGCAGCAAACTAACCTCAAACCTTCTGTAAAACTCCAATCCCAATATTTAATGGTATACAACATGGCTGCCATCAAAAATTGGATCAAAGGTTTTTACTACACTAAGGAATTAATTGACTCTGATATATTAGATTCACAAAAAACACTTGCTGCAAACGCACTGATTGCAACAATTACTTTCTTAAATCAATTCGAACAATTTGAATTAGCGCTAAACCAGTTAGAAAAGTTAAACGGATTTGAATTGTCTCCATATAACCATTGCGTATCAGAGCAATTGAAGGTTCTAGCAAAAAAGAGTTTGGGACAGCTTTCGATCGCATCTCTCGAAATTGATGAATCTATTAGAATTTGTTCTGCTGCAAACGCTCCGTTGCTAGTTAATATCCTGAGAAGCTACCAAGCAGACTTGTTTATTAAAAGTGGCGCTCCAGAAAGAGCAATTGGCCTTCTATTACCACTCATAGATGATATTAGAAAAATACAATACCCTATGTTGACTGCTGGTATATACAATTATATTTCAGAAGCATATCTAGCATTGAGCAATATAGAACAAGCAGAAAAATACGCTTACTTATCTGTTCAAGAACACAAAGACCAAATCGCAGACCAAGCTAAAGACTCTTATTATTTAATTTACAAAATTAATAAACGGAAACATAAATATAATACAGCATTAGAGTATTTTGAAAAATTTGCTCGTTCTGAAAAAGCATATTTAGACGAAGTTTCAGCTAAAGCTTTGGCCTACCAGCTTGCACAGCATCAAGCTATACAACAAAAAAACCAAATAGAACTGCTCAACAACCAAAACGAGTTATTAAATAACAGAAATGAGTTGTTGCGGGTCGAGCAATCATTGGCCAGAACAGAGGCTGAGAACACAAAACTTATTGCCTCATTATTAATGGCCATTATCGCCCTGCTTGCATTCTTTGGTTATCGTTCTTGGCGTACGCAACGCCGTTTGAAAACCCTCGCAGAGTTTGATTATTTGACTAATGTTTACAATCGCGGGCACTTTATGACGCTAGCCGAAGAAACCTTAAAGCTAGCAACTAAAGCCAAGCAAACTGTAACCTGCATTATGTTCGATTTAGACAAATTTAAAAAGATTAATGACCAATACGGCCATTCAGCAGGAGACCTTGCATTAAAAGCCGCGGCAAGCGCCGCGCACTCATGTGTGCGAGACAACGACATTTTCGCCCGTTTAGGTGGTGAAGAATTTGTTATTTTGCTGCCAGGTTGTGATACCAGCGCAGCTTGTTATGTCGCGGAAAAGTGCATGCGTGCATTTGAAGCAATCGATACCAATGATTCTGGTCATGATTTTTCAGTCACGGCAAGCTTTGGTATTACCACCAGTAAAATATCCGGCATGGCTATTGATGATTTAATTGCCGATGCCGATAAAGCGCTTTATCAAGCAAAAAATAATGGCCGTAATCAATACCGAATTTACGAACCATAA
- a CDS encoding SAM-dependent methyltransferase, which produces MSGSLVCVGVGITLGAHISPISRSHIEQADKVYLLMSDGFVESWVSSMNSNCQSLQPFYDEGKSRHSTYREMTNELVSAAQSGLKVVAAFYGHPGVFACVAHKAISALDKLNIPAKMEAGISAEDCLYADLGIDPGKTGCIHYEASQFMLYQRAVDTAAHMILWQVGLAGDVSFSKFSTGEEYAQLLVDLLLKHYPTDHQVVLYEANTLPTEKVRKEQIRISALAKAKLNMQTTLVIPPSSKLIPNNKIRNELNKLDRTSFLTLVQ; this is translated from the coding sequence ATGTCTGGAAGTTTAGTTTGCGTTGGAGTTGGTATTACCCTTGGCGCACATATCAGCCCCATTAGCCGCAGTCATATAGAACAAGCAGACAAAGTTTATCTATTAATGTCTGATGGTTTTGTTGAAAGTTGGGTTAGCTCAATGAACAGCAACTGCCAAAGCCTACAGCCTTTTTATGACGAAGGTAAGTCAAGGCATAGCACCTATCGAGAAATGACCAACGAACTAGTTTCGGCTGCTCAGTCAGGGCTCAAAGTTGTGGCCGCATTTTATGGCCACCCAGGCGTTTTTGCCTGCGTTGCACACAAAGCTATCTCCGCTTTGGACAAACTAAATATTCCTGCAAAAATGGAAGCTGGCATTTCAGCAGAAGACTGTTTGTACGCCGATCTAGGCATAGACCCAGGTAAAACCGGGTGCATTCATTACGAAGCTAGCCAATTTATGCTTTACCAAAGGGCTGTAGACACTGCTGCACATATGATTTTATGGCAAGTAGGCCTCGCCGGTGACGTTAGTTTTAGCAAATTCTCGACTGGTGAAGAATACGCGCAACTATTAGTCGATTTACTACTGAAACATTATCCTACTGATCATCAAGTTGTACTTTATGAAGCAAACACTTTACCAACTGAAAAAGTGCGAAAAGAGCAAATTAGGATCAGTGCACTTGCCAAAGCAAAATTAAATATGCAAACGACCTTGGTTATTCCACCTAGTAGCAAGCTTATACCAAATAACAAAATTCGTAACGAACTGAACAAGTTAGATAGAACTTCTTTTTTAACGCTAGTCCAATAA
- a CDS encoding GNAT family N-acetyltransferase, with amino-acid sequence MQSKAKTILTSAKTKNSFETKRLLVRPLNSQDKALFIELHTNEKIMKHTGGAVSQEVAHAKFETALKLNQTKPAKFSIWTIVSTVNNETIGFEMLYQTNKHRQEKIWEIGIMMANSGQNRGLSEEAINSLLEFAFTCLNIDEIVARFAEENVKTHRLVEKTGFIFDYSAIENGNYYAFINKKTWSKMVNNFAVQ; translated from the coding sequence TTGCAAAGCAAAGCTAAAACTATACTGACGTCAGCCAAGACAAAGAATAGCTTTGAAACAAAAAGATTACTTGTGCGCCCACTCAATAGCCAAGATAAGGCACTTTTTATTGAACTGCATACAAATGAAAAGATCATGAAACATACTGGAGGGGCAGTATCACAAGAGGTAGCACATGCTAAGTTTGAAACCGCATTAAAGCTTAATCAAACAAAACCTGCAAAATTTAGTATTTGGACGATAGTTTCCACGGTTAATAATGAAACAATCGGGTTTGAAATGCTTTATCAGACAAATAAACATCGTCAAGAGAAAATTTGGGAAATTGGCATTATGATGGCCAATAGTGGACAAAACCGAGGACTTTCGGAAGAGGCAATAAATAGCCTTTTGGAGTTTGCCTTTACTTGTTTAAACATAGATGAAATTGTTGCCCGCTTTGCAGAGGAAAATGTAAAAACCCATAGACTTGTTGAAAAAACAGGCTTTATTTTTGACTATAGCGCAATCGAAAATGGCAATTATTACGCATTTATTAACAAAAAGACTTGGAGTAAAATGGTAAACAATTTCGCCGTCCAATAA
- a CDS encoding pepsin-like aspartic protease gives MKSITLELTNVYAKGDFTATVYLGSEQNPVNLIIDTGSSTLVVEPNNYQPVQDKKLVATPIVQEVNYGLGGWAGALVHSQLCFTSSEAKASKTKTNNHSSLGNQKTSKALVCNTSIAVVEAEPTKTFGDADGILGLAYHHLNKSFDLTEFYNKKQISPALSLPWPFSIGDKTSATQSADKKTSSKQSLTDNSTQFESLKAFKAFLWQQPEHDIRPLFTQIADQHLVDNRFSFYAKRSSVHVAIENISAVSPTAKQIEELVADPLNQGRLILGGSEAQTEFYNGAFKTIKVFHDVYYNVKLHSVQVGNNTPILAEPLAPKDEKSYFTNAIIDAGASLTILPQGLFQQVTEQLNEMNPKFAKLLAPFAEIKQQYLGVDANQLELTQWPDLTFRFIGENDKSSELEALVCPPSHYWQINTPENDKACFKLLSQLPNWPNQSIIGLPLITNYYTVFDRSVNGTGVIRFAKQS, from the coding sequence ATGAAAAGTATTACGCTTGAACTCACCAATGTATATGCCAAAGGTGACTTTACCGCGACTGTCTATTTGGGTAGTGAGCAAAACCCAGTCAACTTAATTATTGATACCGGCAGCAGTACCTTAGTAGTCGAGCCCAATAACTACCAGCCCGTACAAGATAAAAAATTAGTTGCGACACCTATCGTACAAGAAGTTAATTATGGATTAGGGGGCTGGGCAGGAGCCCTTGTACATAGCCAGCTATGTTTTACTTCAAGCGAGGCTAAAGCTAGCAAAACTAAAACTAACAATCATTCAAGCCTTGGCAATCAAAAGACAAGCAAAGCACTGGTATGTAATACCTCAATTGCAGTAGTTGAAGCTGAGCCAACCAAAACGTTTGGTGATGCTGACGGTATTTTAGGGCTCGCCTATCACCACTTAAATAAAAGCTTTGATCTAACAGAGTTTTATAACAAAAAACAAATTAGCCCCGCACTTAGCCTACCTTGGCCGTTTTCAATCGGTGATAAAACATCAGCTACACAATCAGCAGATAAAAAAACATCAAGTAAACAATCGTTAACTGACAATTCAACACAATTTGAAAGCCTTAAGGCATTTAAAGCTTTTTTGTGGCAACAGCCAGAGCACGATATTAGGCCGTTGTTTACTCAAATTGCCGATCAGCATTTAGTTGATAACCGTTTTAGCTTTTATGCCAAGCGCTCAAGTGTTCATGTAGCAATCGAAAATATCAGTGCAGTTAGCCCAACCGCGAAGCAAATAGAAGAATTAGTAGCAGACCCGCTTAATCAAGGGCGACTCATCTTAGGTGGCAGCGAAGCACAGACTGAGTTCTATAATGGCGCATTTAAAACTATCAAGGTTTTTCATGATGTTTATTACAACGTAAAACTGCATTCGGTGCAGGTTGGCAATAATACGCCGATTCTAGCCGAGCCATTGGCACCTAAAGATGAAAAGTCTTACTTTACCAACGCCATTATAGATGCTGGTGCCAGCCTAACGATATTGCCTCAAGGTTTATTCCAACAAGTTACCGAACAGCTTAATGAAATGAACCCTAAGTTTGCTAAGTTGCTTGCACCATTTGCAGAAATCAAGCAGCAATACTTGGGAGTTGACGCTAACCAATTAGAGCTAACCCAATGGCCCGATTTAACCTTTCGATTTATCGGTGAAAACGATAAAAGTAGTGAACTTGAAGCGTTAGTTTGCCCCCCTAGCCACTACTGGCAAATTAATACCCCAGAAAACGATAAGGCTTGTTTTAAACTGCTCAGCCAGTTACCTAACTGGCCAAACCAAAGCATTATTGGTTTACCCCTAATTACCAACTACTACACAGTATTTGATAGAAGTGTTAACGGCACAGGAGTGATTAGGTTTGCAAAGCAAAGCTAA
- a CDS encoding M2 family metallopeptidase yields the protein MNKLFKVTAVAGALALALTGCNPSKQAEPNQQSSEQVKTATQTQALTAKDVDTFLSRVEKEIQTLNVEGARAEWIYQNFITEDTAALSSAAGKRSTEAGVKYAMEAAKFDGVEVAPAQRRKLEVLKQALVIPAPQDSAKTEELANLAAEMGSMYGKGTYTTKAGEELSLVAMSSKMATSRDYDELLELWQGWRTVSPDMKPLYERQAELGNEGAQALGYADVGAMWRSKYDMPADEFAKELDRLWGQVKPLYDDLHCYVRAELGEHYGEDKVPQDQPIPAHLLGNMWAQQWGNIYDLVAPENADPGYDVTEQLAKHNYDEIQMVKGAETFFTSLGFEPLPETFWTRSLFTKPADRDVMCHASAWSMDGADDIRIKMCIQKTGEEFATIHHELGHNFYQRAYKNQPVFFQGSANDGFHEAIGDTIALSVTPKYLKEIGLIDTVPDESKDIGLLMKMALDKVAFIPFGLLVDQWRWKVFSGEVTPENYNQAWWELREKYQGVSAPVERPADAFDPGAKYHVPANTPYSRYFLAHIQQFEFHRALCEISGNTDAIHRCSIYNNKDAGEKLNKMLEMGMSQPWQQAYKIVTGNEQMDATAILDYFAPLHTWLKDQNKGRQCGF from the coding sequence ATGAACAAACTCTTCAAAGTCACAGCGGTAGCTGGTGCACTTGCATTGGCATTAACTGGCTGTAACCCTTCAAAACAAGCCGAGCCGAACCAACAATCAAGTGAACAGGTAAAAACTGCCACACAAACTCAAGCATTAACTGCCAAAGACGTAGATACTTTCTTAAGCCGTGTTGAGAAAGAAATTCAAACGTTGAACGTTGAAGGTGCACGCGCTGAATGGATTTACCAAAACTTTATTACTGAAGATACCGCTGCTTTGTCCTCTGCTGCTGGCAAACGATCAACTGAGGCTGGCGTTAAGTATGCAATGGAAGCAGCAAAATTTGATGGTGTGGAAGTCGCCCCAGCGCAGCGTCGCAAATTAGAAGTGTTGAAACAAGCACTCGTTATTCCTGCGCCGCAAGATTCAGCAAAAACAGAGGAACTTGCTAATTTAGCTGCCGAAATGGGTAGCATGTATGGTAAAGGTACCTACACGACCAAAGCAGGTGAAGAATTAAGTTTAGTCGCAATGTCATCAAAAATGGCAACATCACGCGATTACGATGAATTACTTGAGCTTTGGCAAGGTTGGCGTACGGTTAGCCCAGACATGAAACCGCTCTATGAGCGTCAAGCAGAGCTGGGTAATGAAGGCGCACAAGCCTTAGGTTATGCCGATGTTGGCGCCATGTGGCGTTCTAAATACGATATGCCTGCGGATGAGTTTGCCAAAGAGCTAGATCGCTTATGGGGTCAAGTAAAGCCACTTTACGACGATTTACACTGTTACGTTCGCGCTGAATTAGGCGAACATTACGGTGAAGACAAAGTGCCGCAAGACCAACCTATTCCTGCTCACTTACTGGGTAATATGTGGGCTCAGCAGTGGGGCAATATTTATGATTTAGTTGCACCAGAAAATGCAGATCCTGGTTATGATGTTACTGAGCAGCTTGCCAAGCATAACTATGACGAAATTCAGATGGTGAAAGGTGCAGAAACCTTCTTCACTTCACTAGGTTTTGAGCCATTACCAGAAACATTCTGGACACGTTCGTTATTCACTAAGCCTGCGGATCGCGACGTAATGTGTCATGCATCGGCATGGAGCATGGACGGTGCTGACGATATTCGCATTAAAATGTGTATTCAAAAAACGGGTGAAGAATTTGCTACCATTCATCACGAGTTAGGCCATAACTTCTATCAACGCGCTTACAAAAATCAACCAGTATTCTTCCAAGGCTCAGCTAACGACGGTTTCCACGAAGCCATTGGTGATACCATTGCGCTTTCTGTGACACCTAAATACCTTAAAGAAATTGGCCTAATTGATACCGTACCAGACGAATCAAAAGACATTGGCCTACTGATGAAAATGGCATTAGACAAAGTTGCCTTTATCCCATTTGGTTTATTAGTTGATCAGTGGCGTTGGAAAGTGTTCTCGGGCGAAGTAACCCCTGAGAATTACAACCAAGCTTGGTGGGAACTACGTGAGAAATATCAAGGGGTAAGTGCACCTGTTGAGCGCCCTGCTGATGCTTTCGACCCTGGCGCAAAGTACCACGTACCGGCGAATACACCGTATAGCCGCTATTTTCTTGCGCATATTCAACAATTTGAATTCCACCGTGCGCTGTGTGAGATTTCTGGCAATACTGACGCGATTCACCGTTGTTCGATTTACAACAATAAAGACGCAGGTGAAAAGCTTAACAAAATGCTAGAAATGGGCATGAGCCAACCATGGCAGCAAGCCTACAAAATCGTAACAGGTAATGAGCAAATGGATGCAACCGCTATCCTTGATTACTTTGCGCCACTGCACACTTGGTTAAAAGACCAAAACAAAGGTCGCCAATGTGGCTTTTAA
- a CDS encoding TetR/AcrR family transcriptional regulator, whose translation MSTKNKILDAAEELFAIKGFNGTSLREITSQAEVNLAAVNYHFGSKKELIKAVISRYMNELAPKLEKALVDVYDQEAPTLHQVFSAFVQPLLSLNELRENGTSIFLQLLGRGYTDSQGFLRWFLTTQYPNVIERFVQAVQRAYPDLTAEQMFWRLHFTMGTIVFTMSSSDALLDIAKNDFSKNLGVEDLIQQVIPYVASGVAAPVR comes from the coding sequence ATGAGTACAAAAAATAAAATATTAGATGCGGCGGAAGAACTTTTTGCCATAAAAGGCTTTAACGGAACATCGCTAAGAGAAATTACTAGCCAAGCTGAAGTTAATTTAGCTGCGGTAAACTATCATTTTGGTTCTAAAAAAGAGCTTATTAAAGCGGTAATTTCAAGATATATGAATGAACTGGCGCCGAAGCTAGAAAAAGCGCTGGTTGATGTTTACGACCAAGAAGCGCCAACATTGCACCAAGTGTTTTCTGCATTTGTTCAGCCCTTACTGTCGTTAAACGAATTAAGAGAAAATGGTACAAGCATTTTCTTGCAGTTATTGGGGCGTGGTTACACCGATAGCCAAGGTTTTTTACGTTGGTTTTTGACCACCCAGTATCCCAATGTGATTGAACGTTTTGTTCAAGCGGTGCAACGAGCCTACCCAGACTTGACCGCAGAACAAATGTTCTGGCGTTTGCACTTCACCATGGGCACTATCGTATTTACCATGTCTTCTAGCGATGCCTTACTTGATATTGCGAAAAATGATTTTAGTAAAAACTTAGGCGTTGAAGATTTGATTCAACAAGTCATTCCTTATGTCGCTTCAGGCGTAGCGGCTCCAGTCCGTTAA
- the nagZ gene encoding beta-N-acetylhexosaminidase, with translation MGPIMLDVEGTSLTEEDKEILAHPLVGGLILFSRNYESPAQVSELTRDIRHAAQSDILIAVDQEGGRVQRFRNGFSAIPAMGKLWQQAGHSLERASMLANACGQLIALEVMSVGVDISFAPVLDINDVSDVIGDRAFHSQPDAVYQLADAFIHGMHSVGMKCTAKHFPGHGSVKEDSHIALPIDNRDRAEILGIDMEPFRQLINAEKVDAVMPAHVIYPAFDDKSVGFSSFWLQQVLRAQLNFDGVIFSDDLSMAGAGSIGGFVERTEAAQAAGCDMLLVCNDRAAAVEVIDKANIQVQQASQPRLARMLSKSPVKYEQLTQIKEWQQARTALGIS, from the coding sequence ATTGGACCTATCATGCTCGATGTCGAAGGGACATCACTCACTGAAGAAGATAAGGAAATTTTGGCTCATCCGCTCGTTGGTGGGCTTATTTTATTTAGCCGTAACTACGAGTCTCCTGCCCAAGTTTCCGAATTGACCCGCGATATTCGCCATGCGGCTCAAAGTGATATTTTAATCGCTGTTGACCAAGAGGGGGGACGAGTACAACGTTTTCGCAATGGATTTTCTGCTATTCCAGCCATGGGAAAACTTTGGCAACAAGCTGGCCATTCCCTCGAGCGGGCATCAATGCTGGCCAATGCTTGTGGGCAGCTCATTGCATTGGAAGTGATGTCGGTTGGCGTTGATATCAGTTTTGCTCCTGTGCTGGATATCAATGACGTTAGCGACGTGATTGGTGACCGAGCCTTTCATTCACAGCCCGATGCAGTTTATCAACTTGCTGACGCCTTTATTCATGGTATGCATTCGGTAGGCATGAAGTGCACTGCCAAACATTTTCCTGGGCATGGCAGTGTTAAAGAAGACTCTCATATTGCCTTGCCGATAGATAATCGTGATCGCGCTGAGATCTTAGGTATTGATATGGAACCCTTTCGCCAACTTATCAATGCGGAGAAAGTTGATGCCGTGATGCCAGCGCACGTTATTTACCCAGCATTTGACGATAAATCGGTTGGTTTCTCTTCATTCTGGCTACAACAAGTATTAAGAGCCCAGTTAAATTTTGACGGTGTTATTTTTAGCGATGATTTGTCAATGGCTGGTGCTGGTTCAATTGGTGGCTTTGTCGAACGCACTGAAGCCGCCCAAGCCGCAGGTTGTGATATGTTGTTAGTTTGTAATGATCGAGCCGCAGCAGTTGAGGTTATCGACAAAGCCAATATTCAAGTGCAACAAGCTAGCCAGCCAAGATTGGCAAGAATGCTCTCAAAAAGCCCTGTTAAGTATGAGCAGTTAACGCAAATTAAAGAATGGCAGCAAGCCCGAACAGCGTTAGGAATTTCATAA